A window of Numenius arquata chromosome 10, bNumArq3.hap1.1, whole genome shotgun sequence genomic DNA:
GTATCAAgtggattttttgcttttctgattttcctgCCAGGATCCTCTGACTCCATTTTAGATCATCAATTCTCTGCCTTTTCAGGTGAAACAGGTAACTGATGCCTGATTGAGGTTTAGTATTCCACAGATTAAAATATTTGCCCTACCTAATGTATTTGGTCTTAATTAAGAAGACTGTGATGCAGGGATTATATTGATAATCCAATGGCCCATTCTGCCTTTGATATCTCTTAAGGTAATCCAGCCTCTGATGCACCTCAGTTCTGAAAAAGGTCTCAGGTATAAGCATGACTGATGAGACAGTTAGTAGATTGGACAAATACAGTGTTAATTTGTGTTGATTTCTCTAATATCGGTGTGCGCGCAAAAAACCAGATTGAAATGTCACCCTCCTTTCACCCATTCCACTGAACAGCATCATATTGATCTTCGATCAGCTTATTTGTGGGTCCAAGAGTGAGTGTAAAATGGTGACACTCGTTTGCCTACAAGGATTCTCTTCACTCGCTTTTGCACTCACGCTGCAACAGATGGAAATGCGAAGTACAAAGACCAGGGAGAGCTCTGTCATTAGTTTTGCTTTGGGAAACAAGCTTGTTgaagagggatggagggagagggcgagacagagaaagagggaggaagaaagagaaggggagggagaaagagaaggggagggagaaagaggacaggagggagaaagggaagagggagcCCCCCAATTTTGTCATTCATTGTGAtggaaatattcttttaaaatacacttcTGACTTAGGAAGACTTGTCTTTCACATTCATTACGCAGGTGTCAAATCAAATTTTATCTTGCTATGTCTTGTGCACTGGAGCATGGTGCGTATGACATTTTGTAACATGATGCAACATAAGGCAATAAATCATACTGAGAGTGAATAAAAcctcatttttgtgtgtgtgtgcagggaggggaaTGAACCAAATGGCACTGTGCTAATTTCACTGTGCTTCTATCAttgttaagaaaattattttctttctcccctgtccctgctgaggGACTATTTCTCGAAATAGTTCATCTAAGTAAAATTCTCTGTCACCTAAGTTTTGCATATATACTGTGCAGCTAGGGGATCAGTaacttttagaagaaaatatatgcTTGAGAGCTCAATAAAACTCCTCAGAGAAACAAGACAGACTTTAAAGTATATCGACCACAGAAATAAACCTACTTTCAGCtaagtgaaaaattaattaatctgCTGTGCAGCTGTGGTTTCTGAAGTAGTACCGTAGGCAAATGGAAGTGCTATTTGGAGtcagtttgttttccttcctcaggTACATCACTGGAGAATTTGAACACAACTTTTAAGAAGAACCTTGCGGTGAACAGATCCCTGTTAGGTGGGAATAACCGAGATTACTCTCCAGGAGGCCAAGCAGCACTCTGCTCACGTGCCTAACAGCATTCACAATACCACGCTCCCTAAGAAGTGTCTGCTGGCTGCACGTGGGACTCTCCCTTTTCTTTGTAAGGGAAGTCTGCCATGTCAAAGGTGGACCGGAGTTTAAGAGACTTTCAGACAAAACTCTTTCACTGGATATGGGAGGAATCAGCCTTGGGATTGCTGCGATTGCTCGTAAGCACCCTGCAGAAGTAGCACTTCCAGAAGCGCCACGCACTTGAATATTGCTGCATCTAAACAAACTACCCCAAGATGTGTCCCTTCTCACTTGTAGGTTCCAAGGAAtgtcagatgagaaaaaaaaagaaaatccaggctTTTTCATTACTTTAGTTCAGAATTCAGATAAGGACTTTGTGCCAATGACATTTCATCGTCACTATAAGTATAAATGCTTAGTTGCAAGACAGTGTGGACTATAGTGATGATCTTACATATAACCTGACTGGTGaagttgcaaaattaaaaataaatttaaaaagggaaaaatagaaaagaggTGCTGTAATTCCTATCCGTAGGTACCCTGCTATCTATTAATATACAGAGTATGTCTCTCAGGAAGACGAATGTGATGAAGTGGAATTACTGTTTGGAAAGTGATAAAAATTGCATAAAGCAAATTCTGCATATCTAAATGTACTAAACAGTTGCTTGGAAGAATGTGTTATCATTTTAGAGGAATATACAATATCTTAAGTTTTaagcagtgaaattatttttactatGAATTATTCATCTCCTGTACTCATCATGTAAAGGGGCAGTGACTTCTTTTAtcaacaaaatactttttattgACACTAAGAACAGCATTTAATTGAACCTCTTCCCCCAATTATCGTCAGAAAAGAGTTTACACTGGTgttttggaaaaatgttttagGAAGATTTATCAGAGCTGCAAAAAAAGCTGTCCATGAACTAatggaattagattatctttgAATTCTCTCCACCAGAACTTAGAATGGCCACTAAttcctttctttgctcttttggTGTTTGCAAAGGGGTTCACTAAAGCCTGAATTGATATAATTATTGGCTTGGATTGTTAGAGATTTAGGCCAGATGGCTATGGGTTTCTAAAGTCCCAGTTGCTTGTGTTAGCTTTTCTAGTTTGCCTATAGGGTTTGGAGATCAGCAATTTGAAAGGGCTGCAAACTTGTAAAACAGTATTATTCATGGGGGCAGAATGTTCATCAGCGTGACCCAGTACTAAATACATTCATTATGGGCATTTCTATTCTGCACAATTTGCCACACGGCGCtggtttgtgaaaaaaaaagagacaatggcttataaaatgcttttgaatGCTTAAAAAGAAGGAGAGTTCACGCTGAgcctcctctgctttctttttcagcaaaaacCTTCTAAGTGACTTTGCCTGAGTTCTGCTGAGAGTAAGTAAATTGGGAAAATCAGAGatttactttttacatttttggaCATGGAGGGGaatatgagagagagaaaggagcaaTAAAAGAGAGTGATGGTATGAATATGGGCAACAGCAATAAACAAATGGACAAAGTTAGcagaaaaatgatgaaaagcaTGGCGAGACCGTGGCTAAAATGATGAActtaaaaagcaaatgcaaagaTGAGGAAATAGAAATCACATCATAAATAGATACATTTGAAATGAGAAGAACACCTCAGCCTCTGTGACCTGGGTGCAGCCTGAGGCTCACATCACGATCTATAGCATTTCTAGCGTACACAGAATTCATCATTGACTCAGCCATAAgatgatttgtgtgtgtgtgtgcacgtgtgcaaACGTGTTTGAGCGTTAACGTGAAAACAGTTTTCAGCAAtagcagggaggcagggaaacAGTCACTTTCCGAACACCTAATCTATCTTGTGgcttcttttactttaaaacactTGGCATGTAGAAGGTGTACTTAGCACAAATTGTCATGGTGAGGCATGAAGTGCTTTTTCAACTAGGATGAAAAAGATCTTCTGAAGAACCACTggaacagcaaataaaaaaagcGGAGAAACCCATGCAGAGAGAGACAattgcacacgcacacacacgcagaaGAACCAAGTTCAGGCAAATGCAGCGGCGCTGAGGACAGAAATGCTGCGAGAGGGAGCCAGGGGAAAGACGGGAGCGTGCAAAATGTTACTGACttgggaagaaggagagagagattttAAGGAATGATGGAGATCTCTGTGCGCTCCACGCAGGAGCACAGATGTTGAGGAAAAGCAGGGAATGGGTAAATAAGCAGCAAGAAGACGCTCTTGAGGCACGGTTAGAGAGACATCACCCCCAGCTCGTTTACTAAGCAAACGCGCTAAAAAGATCCCAGTTAGTTAAACAAGGCAACCTAAAAGTATGTAAATGAGGCGTTTTTCCCGGCAGGAAGGGGAGGAATGAAAATCACAAAAACGCGCTTGAAAGTGGCCTGAAAATGCgactgggggggagggagaagttgATTTAAAGTTGCCCTTTAGCGATTTGTGTGCTTCCCCCCGTCTCTCCCCccgcttcccttcctcccccctctctacttcccccccccccattgctgtcccccccacccctcggcGGCGGCACACCGGCGGCGAGCGGGGGGCTGGCGGAGGAGCCGCCCGCCCCGTTCCCCCGTggatccccccccctcctccgcgcCCGCGCAGGGCTGCGGGGCGGCCGCActggccccggcggggcgggcgggctgatTGGCTGGACGGGGCTCCACATGCcgggcagaaaaaaaagaaaaaaaaaaaaaaaaaaaagctttgtcttGGGGAGTTGGAGCCAAGTTGCGGAGGATTTTAGGCTGGAGCTGGCAAGCGAGGGGTTTTTAGTCTGACggcgaggaggaagagggaaggagagaggagctcGGCGGGAGGAGAGGCTGCGGATCCCGCTGGCTTCCCGGCGGTCCCTGGATGCTGGCGGCGGGAGAGAGGAGCTGGCTGCCCGGACACGTTTCAGCCTGGAAGAGGAGCGGGGAGTCAAATGAGAAAGCGTGGATTGCGTACAGATCGTATCTGGATGTCCTGGCACGGTGTgtataaaaaaagaggaaagttttttttttttttttttttctgatctggtAGGATATTAATACTTGGCTGACTAGAAAAGGCGTTTTCAAGTTTTAAAGGACCAGATGAGCGCTGGGTTTAAGGTACCGGAGGAAGTCgaaataattgctttttaacTTGCTTTGGAGAAATGAATTGCAAAAACTTACAAATGCACCGAATCGGCAGTAAAATGCACTTTATATTCATTTTTGCACTGATGATAATATCTTTCAATAAGCCTGTGCTGGGCAAGAATTTGAAATACAGGATTTATGAGGAGCAGAGAGTTGGATCAGTAATTGCAAGACTATCGGAGGATGTAGctgatgttttattaaaaatgcctAACCCTTCCTCGGTTCGTTTTCGAGCCATGCAGAGGGGGAATTCTCCCTTGCTTGTAGTCCGTGAGGATAATGGAGAAATCAGCATAGGAGCTAAAATTGACCGGGAACAACTCTGCCAGAAAAACTTAAACTGCTCCATAGAGTTTGATGTGATCACGCTGCCCACTGAACATCTGCAGCTTTTCCATGTTGAAGTTGAAGTGCTGGACATTAACGACAACTCTCCTCAGTTTTCCAGAGCTCTTATCCCTATCGAAATATCAGAGAGTGCAGCTGTAGGAACCCGGATCCCTTTGGACAGCGCTTTTGATCCAGATGTAGGGGACAACTCCCTTCACACTTACTCCCTTTCAGCAAATGATTTTTTTAGTATTGAGGTGAGAACCAGGACTGATGGTGCTAAGTATGCGGAGCTGATCGTGGTTAGAGAGCTGGACCGGGAGTTGAAGTCGAGTTACGAACTCCAACTCACTGCTTCAGATAAAGGGGTGCCTCAGAGGTCGGGATCATCCCTcctgaaaatcagcatttctgatTCCAATGACAACAGCCCTGTGTTCGAGCAACAGTCGTATATAATCCAACTCTTAGAAAATTCACCAATTGGGACTTTGCTCATAGACCTCAATGCTACTGATCCAGATGAGGGCGCTAATGGTAAAGTCGTGTACTCTTTTAGTAGTCATGTGTCTGCCAAAATTATAGAGACTTTTAAGATAGATTCAGAAAAGGGACATCTGACCCTCCTGAAGCAAGTGGACTATGAAGTAACCAAATCCTATGAAATTGATGCTCAGGCTCAAGATTTGGGGCCAAATTCCATTCCAGCTCACtgcaaaattataattaaaattgtGGATGTGAATGATAACAGACCCGAAATTAACTTAAACCTAATGTCCCCAGAGAAAGAAGAGGTAGCTTACATTTCTGAAGGGTCACCCCTGGACACTTTTGTTGCCCTGGTCAGAGTGCAAGACAAGGACTCTGGTGTGAATGGAGAGATAGTTTGCAAGCTCCATGGACATGGCCACTTTAAACTTCAAAAGACTTATGAAAATAACTATTTAATCTTGACTAATGCCACTCTAGATAGGGAAAAGAGATCTGAATACAGCTTGACTGTAATAGCGGAGGACAAGGGAACGCCAAGTCTCTCCACAGTGAAACACTTCACTGTCCAAATCAGTGATGAAAATGACAACCCACCCCGCTTCCAGACAAACAGATATGAAGTTGTTATCTTGGAAAATAACTCTCCGGGAGCGTATATCACATCAGTCACAGCCACAGACCCAGATCTAGGCGACAACGGGCAGGTGACCTACACTATTTTGGAAAGCTATATTTTGGGAAGTTCTATAACCACCTATGTGACCATTGATCCCTCCAACGGGGCGATCTATGCCCTGCGAACCTTTGATCATGAAGAAGTAAATCAAATTGCCTTTATGGTTCAAGCTAGAGATGGAGGGAGTCAGCAGCTTGTTAGCAATACCACGGTTGTGTTAACCATCATTGACGAAAATGACAACGCTCCTGTCATCGTGGGGCCAGCGCTACGCAACAGCACAGCAGAAATCTCCATCCCTAAGGATGCTGGAATTGGCTTTCTCGTCACCAGGATAAGGGCTACAGATAGAGACTCTGGTATGAACTCTGAACTCAGCTGCTCCATAGCAGCTGACAAGGAAAATAGCATCTTTGTGATGGATCCCAAAACCTGCGACATCTCTATCAATGTGAGTGTTGAATCAGTTCCAGCAAAACAATGGGAGTTTTTTGTGATAGTCCAGGATAAGGGCAGTCCTCAGCTTAGTACTAAAGCACTTCTGAAATGTACTGTTTTTGAGTACGTTTATTCATTTTCAAGCACAGAAGCAACTTTAGTAAGCCAACCCTCCCTGGATGTCTCCATGATAACGATAATATCCTTAGGATCGATATGTGCCGTGTTGTTGGTCATTATGGTTATCTTTGCTACAAGATGTAATCGTGAGAAAAAGGACACCAGATCCTACAACTGTCGTGTGGCAGAATCAACCTACCAGCACCATCCAAAAAGACCCTCACGACAGATCCACAAAGGGGACATTACATTAGTGCCAACGGTTAATGGCACGTTACCCATCAGATCTCACCACAGAGCTTCTCCATCGTCATCTCCGACCCTGGAAAGGGGACAAATGAGCAGCCGGCAGAGCCACCACAGCCACCAATCGCTGAACAGCCTGGTGACAATCTCCTCTAACCACGTGCCTGAAAATTTCTCCCTGGAACTAACCCATGCTACTCCAGCTGTTGAGGTAAGGTCCATACCTCGTTTTGCACATCCATTCGTTCATGCATTCACTTGGGAGCATGGAGGTACTCTGCATGCAACCTGTGAGAGCAATGGGCGATTAGATCTATGCCCAGTGAGAATGTGTTTGGATGGATTTCTCTCTGGATGTCTTTGGTGTTACTCTTTACACTACTCTGCAGTGTTACTCCAATATCAGCTAACTGCATTACCATGGGGAATCAGCTTAAATCCATTATTGGTAGAATTATTTCTTGGTTCTTCCCTGTAAGGTTGAAACAGCAGAGTGTAACATAGACAGTGTTCTGCTCTGGTTTACTGTTCtttcttccttgcctttcctttccctctgtatAGCTCTGTTTAAGAAAGAGTGCCAGAgtatatatatacagaaatactACAGGAAATTCCTTCGTTAATGGGGATGGAGAACAGAAAGGTTAAACAGTGACAGAGTTTAAGTAGAGCTGTTGTAACAACATATGATCATAGCGTATCTGATATATGGACACTCTATCTCAAACTTAGAGACTACCCATCTCAGTTTTTACTGCAAATGCTAGGTAATGGCTTAAATGAGAGCTGTGTCCTTGTAACTCTTTAGACACAGAGcaatgactttttattttaaattaggatCCCGGAATGGTAAAGGATTTATTCAaatctattaaaacaaaacaaaactccaccTCTGTTTAATTACCTGTTTTGCTTGTTAATGAATTAATTATTATGAGTTCAGAGGCTAATGAACAGCAGTGCATTTCCTCATTGTACAAAGTCTTCAGATGTTTCCTGTGGCAGATACTATACTACAAAATAGTCTGTTGTACTGCATTATATATGTGCAGGAATTTGATTTAATTAAACTTTACAAGCCTGAGAAGTGAATTAGTGGATTGACAACTAGGAATTTGAGCTTTCATTTCAAGGAATCAgtattttcaccttttctttagCAGGTTTCTCAGCTTCTCTCGATGCTTCACCAGGGCCAGTATCAACCAAGGCCAAGTTTTCGAGGAAACAAGTATTCCAGAAGCTACAGGTAAGGATCTGGACCGTTCTGGTACATATGCACGTACATGTATCAGAAAATATAGACATGTATTTTTAATCCAAAAGTGGAATGTAACGTACATGAGATAAATTAATTCCACAATCACCACAATTCTCTTTACAGGTATGCCCTACAAGATATGGATAAATTCAGCTTGAAAGACAGCGGCCGGGGTGATAGTGAAGCTGGAGACAGTGATTATGATTTGGGGAGAGAGTCTCCAATTGACAGACTTCTTGGGGAAGGATTCAGTGACCTTTTCCTTACAGATGGGAGAATTCCTGCAGGTAAGAGCACAATGGAAGCCGACACAGTTTATTTACAGTGCTGCGTGGCTGTCACTTTGATAAAGCTACTACTGAGAAAGCAAAAATTCTTTAGCTTTCAAGTCctgtgtttccttcctttttactCTGCTTTGTGATAAATATTGAGCTGAAGCCTTCACATATCTAGTAAAATGAAATCTCAGACGCAACTGAAAATCTGCCCAGAGCAATGCCTACTTTCTTCTATTGCTCACATAATGAGCTGGCTCCAAATTCCCTCAAAAAGCACGATCTGCTCCGTGTCCTTAGACTTTTAATGACTGGGTGGATGTTTTTGCAAAGCCAGGCAGTTGTGGTTTGTTAAAAATACACTGAACTGTAATTTGGGAGATACATTTTCCACCGTGGGTTTGATCCACGTGATACAAACTTCTACCGTTCAGAAATGGATTGTGAAAGCAGTCCTAGAAATATGGatggacaagaaagaaaaatgtattttttcccacTTAAACATGAACTTGAGTGGCAAGGGAAGGATATAAATATGTCCCAGATTTTAAATCTTGCAACCCTGGAAGAAAGAGCTTAAGAGGTACAATTCAGGGACagagggcagaaaagaaaaaaagctgggaAAGGGTGAGTGAAAGTAAGATAAACACATATGTACGTATTCTGTGTATGAAGTACCACTTTTAAATTTATGCCCAGTTATAAGTTGAATTAAAGAGGCTACGGGAAATCACACTAAGTACAGATATGAAACTTTTGTAATTACTTTAGTAATTATATAGCTACTAGTTGTATCCTAGATCTTGTACTTATTTTGGATCATAACCAGTTTTCTCTGTATAGCAGACAGGGCTGGATAATTTCAGTATGGTTCACTGAACCAAGAGTGTaaactttaaaagtttaaaatcGTTTTATACACGGGGGCAGATTGCTGTGTGAGGCGGTGCAGCACCTTACACCCTGCTACAGTGACCCCCCACATATtgcccagggctggaggagaggagctgcggTTGCAGCTCCTTCCTTCTGCTGCCACAGAAAACACCAGTGAGGGGATTGCACCCGACCTTGGTGCATTTTACCCTGAGAAATATGCTGTTACCCTAGTCAAGAGTAAACCCCAAAAGTATAATTTATTCTCAtacattttaactttaaaatgttctttgtatATTTTGCTTCAGACTAGGTCTTGTATCGCCTTCCCAGTCATTCACCTACCTCCTTAATTTAGTCTTGTGTACCCAATGTTTCAgaaccagagaccttgaaaagtTGCTATTTTTTCAGAATCCTTAACCTAAATCTGAAGTCCTAATATGTTTTTATCCTCATCTCCC
This region includes:
- the PCDH18 gene encoding protocadherin-18 isoform X1, producing the protein MHRIGSKMHFIFIFALMIISFNKPVLGKNLKYRIYEEQRVGSVIARLSEDVADVLLKMPNPSSVRFRAMQRGNSPLLVVREDNGEISIGAKIDREQLCQKNLNCSIEFDVITLPTEHLQLFHVEVEVLDINDNSPQFSRALIPIEISESAAVGTRIPLDSAFDPDVGDNSLHTYSLSANDFFSIEVRTRTDGAKYAELIVVRELDRELKSSYELQLTASDKGVPQRSGSSLLKISISDSNDNSPVFEQQSYIIQLLENSPIGTLLIDLNATDPDEGANGKVVYSFSSHVSAKIIETFKIDSEKGHLTLLKQVDYEVTKSYEIDAQAQDLGPNSIPAHCKIIIKIVDVNDNRPEINLNLMSPEKEEVAYISEGSPLDTFVALVRVQDKDSGVNGEIVCKLHGHGHFKLQKTYENNYLILTNATLDREKRSEYSLTVIAEDKGTPSLSTVKHFTVQISDENDNPPRFQTNRYEVVILENNSPGAYITSVTATDPDLGDNGQVTYTILESYILGSSITTYVTIDPSNGAIYALRTFDHEEVNQIAFMVQARDGGSQQLVSNTTVVLTIIDENDNAPVIVGPALRNSTAEISIPKDAGIGFLVTRIRATDRDSGMNSELSCSIAADKENSIFVMDPKTCDISINVSVESVPAKQWEFFVIVQDKGSPQLSTKALLKCTVFEYVYSFSSTEATLVSQPSLDVSMITIISLGSICAVLLVIMVIFATRCNREKKDTRSYNCRVAESTYQHHPKRPSRQIHKGDITLVPTVNGTLPIRSHHRASPSSSPTLERGQMSSRQSHHSHQSLNSLVTISSNHVPENFSLELTHATPAVEQVSQLLSMLHQGQYQPRPSFRGNKYSRSYRYALQDMDKFSLKDSGRGDSEAGDSDYDLGRESPIDRLLGEGFSDLFLTDGRIPAAMRLCTEECRVLGHSDQCWMPPLPSPSSDYRSNMFIPGEEFQSPQQQLQQQQQQLEEDPQPADASEKKKSFSTFGKDCQSEEEAGDTCTSSLLSEMSSVFQRLLPPSLDAYTECNEMDRANSLERRKGHLPAKTVNYPQGVAAWAASTHFQNPANNGPTLGTHSSAQPSSKWLPAMEEIPENYEEDDFDNVLNHLSDGKHELMDASELVAEINKLLQDVRQN
- the PCDH18 gene encoding protocadherin-18 isoform X2, coding for MHRIGSKMHFIFIFALMIISFNKPVLGKNLKYRIYEEQRVGSVIARLSEDVADVLLKMPNPSSVRFRAMQRGNSPLLVVREDNGEISIGAKIDREQLCQKNLNCSIEFDVITLPTEHLQLFHVEVEVLDINDNSPQFSRALIPIEISESAAVGTRIPLDSAFDPDVGDNSLHTYSLSANDFFSIEVRTRTDGAKYAELIVVRELDRELKSSYELQLTASDKGVPQRSGSSLLKISISDSNDNSPVFEQQSYIIQLLENSPIGTLLIDLNATDPDEGANGKVVYSFSSHVSAKIIETFKIDSEKGHLTLLKQVDYEVTKSYEIDAQAQDLGPNSIPAHCKIIIKIVDVNDNRPEINLNLMSPEKEEVAYISEGSPLDTFVALVRVQDKDSGVNGEIVCKLHGHGHFKLQKTYENNYLILTNATLDREKRSEYSLTVIAEDKGTPSLSTVKHFTVQISDENDNPPRFQTNRYEVVILENNSPGAYITSVTATDPDLGDNGQVTYTILESYILGSSITTYVTIDPSNGAIYALRTFDHEEVNQIAFMVQARDGGSQQLVSNTTVVLTIIDENDNAPVIVGPALRNSTAEISIPKDAGIGFLVTRIRATDRDSGMNSELSCSIAADKENSIFVMDPKTCDISINVSVESVPAKQWEFFVIVQDKGSPQLSTKALLKCTVFEYVYSFSSTEATLVSQPSLDVSMITIISLGSICAVLLVIMVIFATRCNREKKDTRSYNCRVAESTYQHHPKRPSRQIHKGDITLVPTVNGTLPIRSHHRASPSSSPTLERGQMSSRQSHHSHQSLNSLVTISSNHVPENFSLELTHATPAVEVSQLLSMLHQGQYQPRPSFRGNKYSRSYRYALQDMDKFSLKDSGRGDSEAGDSDYDLGRESPIDRLLGEGFSDLFLTDGRIPAAMRLCTEECRVLGHSDQCWMPPLPSPSSDYRSNMFIPGEEFQSPQQQLQQQQQQLEEDPQPADASEKKKSFSTFGKDCQSEEEAGDTCTSSLLSEMSSVFQRLLPPSLDAYTECNEMDRANSLERRKGHLPAKTVNYPQGVAAWAASTHFQNPANNGPTLGTHSSAQPSSKWLPAMEEIPENYEEDDFDNVLNHLSDGKHELMDASELVAEINKLLQDVRQN